A DNA window from Providencia huaxiensis contains the following coding sequences:
- a CDS encoding rhomboid family intramembrane serine protease, protein MSYLSGYPRVKLLTSIVAIFIIVQSVNSLTAGGLTQFGLVPRTEWGLLGIFFAPFIHGSWEHLLSNLPPFIILSALLLHRTIKAYILASLFIIIVGGLAVWLIGRNAVHIGASGWFFGLWGLLIAQGFFRRKWGDIAIALLVLFYFGTMASGLLPTHLYISTESHIAGAIAGAIYAWLSHRYHQKTNNRSL, encoded by the coding sequence ATGAGCTATTTATCAGGGTATCCTCGCGTTAAGTTATTAACCTCAATTGTTGCAATTTTTATTATTGTTCAATCGGTTAATAGCTTAACCGCTGGCGGTTTAACCCAATTTGGGCTAGTTCCACGTACAGAATGGGGCTTGCTCGGTATCTTCTTCGCTCCATTTATTCATGGAAGCTGGGAGCATCTACTCAGCAACTTGCCTCCATTTATCATCTTAAGCGCATTATTGCTTCATCGCACCATCAAAGCTTACATATTGGCATCACTGTTTATCATTATTGTTGGTGGGTTAGCAGTTTGGCTCATTGGTAGGAATGCAGTTCACATCGGCGCAAGCGGGTGGTTTTTTGGTTTATGGGGGTTGCTAATTGCTCAAGGCTTCTTCCGGCGAAAATGGGGTGATATCGCTATCGCATTATTAGTGCTGTTCTATTTTGGCACAATGGCTAGCGGCTTATTACCTACTCACTTATACATCTCAACTGAATCACATATAGCGGGGGCTATTGCAGGGGCTATCTATGCATGGCTGAGTCATCGTTACCATCAAAAAACCAATAATCGCTCACTTTAA
- a CDS encoding penicillin G acylase yields MKKHLISIAIVLSLSSLSLSSFSQSTQIKIERDNYGVPHIYANDTYSLFYGYGYAVAQDRLFQMEMAKRSTQGTVSEVLGKDYISFDKEIRNNYWPDSIHKQINQLPSQEQDILRGYADGMNAWIKQINTKPDDLMPKQFIDYDFLPSQWTSFDVAMIMVGTMANRFSDMNSEIDNLALLTALKDKYGEQLGVEFFNQINWLNNPNAPTTISSEEFTYSDSQKTKNISQLNQISDYRLTAPMFERTAKDTTGKVIALSSQENNALIAKQYEQSGANGLAGYPTTSNVWLVGKAKASGAKAILLNGPQFGWFNPAYTYGIGLHGAGFNIVGNTPFAYPAILFGHNGHISWGSTAGFGDGVDIFAEQVSPEDPNSYLHQGQWKKMLSRQETLNVKGEQPITFEIYRTVHGNVVKRDKTTHTAYSKARAWDGKELTSLMAWVKQGQAQNWQQWLDQAQNQALTINWYYADKDGNIGYVHTGHYPDRQINHDPRLPVSGTGEWDWKGIQPFANNPKVYNPKSGYIANWNNSPAKNYPASDLFAFLWGSADRVKEIDNRIEAYDKLTADDMWAILQQTSRVDLNHRLFTPFLTQATQGLPSNDNSVKLVSMLQQWDGINQLSSDGKHYIHPGSAILDIWLKEMLKATLGQTVPAPFDKWYLASGYETTQEGPTGSLNISTGAKLLYESLLEDKSPISQSIDLFSGQPQNDVIRKALNTTYQKMIEKYGDNPTNWQTPATALTFRENNFFGIPQALPQENFHQNEYHNRGTENDLIVFTEEGVSAWDVVAPGQSGFISPQGKPSPHYQDQLSLYQQFGKKPLWLNNEELAPYIESTETLIIER; encoded by the coding sequence ATGAAAAAACACCTCATCTCAATCGCTATTGTTCTAAGTTTAAGCTCCTTATCACTGTCATCATTTTCTCAATCAACTCAAATTAAAATTGAACGAGATAATTATGGCGTCCCTCATATTTATGCCAATGATACTTATAGCCTGTTCTATGGGTACGGCTATGCTGTGGCACAGGACCGATTATTCCAAATGGAAATGGCCAAACGCAGTACCCAAGGTACTGTTTCTGAAGTATTAGGTAAGGATTATATTTCTTTTGATAAAGAAATCAGAAACAACTATTGGCCTGATTCTATCCATAAACAAATCAATCAGTTACCCTCCCAAGAACAAGATATTTTAAGAGGGTATGCAGATGGTATGAATGCATGGATTAAACAAATCAATACTAAGCCAGATGACTTAATGCCAAAACAGTTCATTGACTATGATTTTTTGCCATCCCAATGGACGAGTTTTGATGTTGCTATGATTATGGTCGGTACAATGGCAAACCGCTTTTCCGATATGAATAGTGAAATTGATAACCTAGCATTACTCACTGCGCTTAAAGATAAGTACGGTGAACAATTGGGAGTAGAGTTCTTTAACCAAATTAATTGGCTTAATAATCCCAATGCGCCAACAACAATATCATCAGAAGAGTTCACCTATTCAGATTCACAAAAAACAAAAAATATATCTCAATTGAATCAAATTAGTGATTACCGACTTACTGCTCCCATGTTTGAACGCACAGCCAAAGATACAACTGGAAAAGTCATTGCACTTTCTTCTCAAGAAAATAATGCGTTAATCGCTAAGCAATATGAACAAAGTGGTGCGAATGGGCTAGCTGGCTACCCAACCACCAGCAATGTTTGGCTTGTTGGAAAAGCAAAAGCTTCTGGCGCAAAAGCCATTTTACTTAATGGCCCACAGTTTGGTTGGTTTAACCCAGCCTATACATACGGTATTGGCTTACATGGGGCAGGGTTTAATATTGTCGGAAATACACCGTTTGCTTATCCCGCGATTTTATTCGGCCATAATGGACATATATCTTGGGGTTCTACCGCTGGGTTTGGTGACGGTGTTGATATATTTGCAGAACAAGTTTCACCTGAAGACCCAAATAGCTACCTCCACCAAGGGCAGTGGAAGAAAATGCTTTCTCGCCAAGAGACATTGAATGTAAAAGGTGAACAACCCATTACTTTTGAAATATACCGTACTGTGCACGGTAATGTGGTTAAACGGGATAAGACAACTCACACCGCCTACAGCAAAGCTCGCGCATGGGATGGCAAGGAGCTTACATCCTTAATGGCTTGGGTAAAGCAAGGACAAGCGCAAAACTGGCAGCAATGGCTAGACCAAGCACAAAACCAAGCACTGACGATCAATTGGTATTATGCAGATAAAGACGGAAACATTGGCTATGTCCATACCGGACACTACCCCGATCGCCAAATAAACCATGATCCTCGTTTACCAGTATCAGGCACAGGAGAATGGGACTGGAAAGGTATACAACCCTTTGCTAATAATCCAAAAGTGTATAACCCCAAATCAGGTTATATCGCCAACTGGAATAACTCTCCAGCTAAAAATTACCCCGCTAGCGACTTATTTGCCTTCTTATGGGGCAGTGCAGATAGGGTGAAAGAAATCGATAACCGCATTGAAGCCTATGATAAGTTAACGGCTGATGATATGTGGGCGATTTTACAGCAAACTAGCCGTGTCGACCTTAATCATCGCTTATTTACACCATTTCTAACTCAAGCGACACAAGGTTTGCCATCAAATGACAATAGCGTCAAATTAGTGTCCATGCTCCAGCAATGGGATGGCATAAACCAGTTATCAAGTGATGGAAAACATTATATTCACCCAGGGTCTGCTATCCTCGATATCTGGTTAAAAGAAATGCTTAAAGCCACCCTAGGCCAAACCGTCCCTGCACCATTTGATAAATGGTACCTAGCGAGTGGTTATGAGACGACGCAAGAAGGCCCAACAGGGTCATTAAATATCAGTACAGGTGCAAAATTACTGTATGAATCTCTCTTAGAAGATAAATCCCCCATATCTCAGTCTATCGATTTATTTTCAGGACAACCGCAGAATGATGTTATTAGAAAGGCTTTGAATACGACTTACCAAAAAATGATAGAAAAATACGGTGATAACCCGACTAATTGGCAAACACCAGCCACGGCATTAACCTTCCGTGAAAATAATTTTTTTGGTATACCACAAGCCTTACCTCAAGAAAATTTCCATCAAAATGAATACCATAATCGGGGAACTGAAAACGACTTAATCGTGTTTACCGAAGAAGGGGTGAGCGCATGGGACGTTGTAGCTCCAGGGCAAAGTGGCTTTATTTCCCCGCAAGGAAAACCTTCGCCTCACTATCAAGATCAACTTTCTTTATATCAGCAATTTGGTAAGAAACCGTTATGGCTTAACAACGAAGAGCTGGCGCCATATATTGAGTCAACTGAAACACTAATAATTGAGAGATAA
- a CDS encoding helix-turn-helix transcriptional regulator, giving the protein MINASNYFDNLNLTQAVDKVLFCIKTKGPISTAVIANDLNMTGEAARQHIQKLTSLGLVEGAQCLSQTGAGRPRQNWVLTELGHQRFPDTHAQLALQLIDSVRTIFGDEGLEKLINQRETESREKYFARCKNLPLAERLEALAEVRSEEGYMAKVEQDGDSWLFIENHCPICAAATACQNFCRSELALFSEIVGDNGSIEREQYLLNGAGRCVYRVKVKS; this is encoded by the coding sequence ATGATTAATGCAAGTAATTACTTTGATAATTTAAATTTGACACAGGCCGTGGATAAGGTTCTTTTTTGTATCAAAACTAAAGGGCCAATTTCTACCGCTGTGATCGCAAATGATTTAAATATGACCGGAGAAGCTGCAAGGCAGCACATCCAAAAACTGACGTCATTAGGGTTAGTAGAGGGGGCGCAGTGCTTATCGCAAACAGGGGCAGGACGTCCTCGACAAAATTGGGTATTAACGGAGTTGGGGCATCAACGCTTTCCTGATACTCACGCGCAACTTGCTCTGCAATTGATTGATTCCGTTCGTACTATTTTTGGAGATGAAGGACTAGAAAAGCTGATTAACCAAAGGGAAACGGAAAGCAGAGAAAAATATTTTGCCCGTTGTAAAAATTTACCATTAGCTGAGCGGCTTGAAGCATTGGCTGAAGTGCGTAGCGAAGAAGGGTATATGGCGAAGGTTGAGCAAGATGGTGACAGTTGGTTGTTTATCGAAAACCATTGTCCAATTTGTGCAGCAGCCACTGCTTGCCAAAACTTTTGTCGGTCGGAATTGGCGTTGTTCAGTGAGATTGTGGGTGATAATGGTAGCATTGAACGCGAACAGTACTTACTAAATGGTGCTGGGCGCTGTGTGTATCGTGTGAAGGTTAAAAGCTAA
- a CDS encoding MFS transporter, with protein sequence MSNETSTIPQAKWADLLSGTNALLTIALTGGVALHAINIYIVTTILPSVVNDIGGLEYYAWNTTLFVATSIVGSALSSKVLDRFGPKYSYLFALILFSLGSIWCAASPSMLVLLGGRALQGLGGGILFALSYALIRIVFTENLWSRAMGVVSGMWGIATLCGPAIGGIFAESGHWRWAFWALLPVAVFLALIVINQLPKKQTQAPKNSKVPFLAISLLVISVLAISIGSLSESLFINLIGLLIGLAILLTIALLDGKNDRRLLPTGSYSLKSPLGVIFLTMCLLVGGMTTEIYVPYFLQTIHQFSPLTAGYLTAIMAAGWTIGALFSANKTGAIVIRIIRIGPVIILMSLIVLAVLTHNQQLIESWPLFVIYLIAMAGVGLGIGVCWPHLVLHVFKNAPEGEENLASSSIITIQLYATALSAALVGVVVNNSGLINPGGIAGAQQASIWLFALFAISPLLATVLIRKIR encoded by the coding sequence ATGAGCAATGAAACATCAACCATACCTCAAGCCAAATGGGCTGATTTACTCAGTGGCACTAATGCATTACTCACTATTGCCCTAACTGGAGGTGTTGCACTACATGCTATCAATATTTATATCGTAACAACCATATTGCCTAGTGTCGTTAACGATATTGGTGGTCTCGAATATTACGCATGGAATACCACTTTATTTGTAGCAACATCCATTGTCGGTTCAGCCCTTTCCAGTAAAGTATTAGACCGTTTTGGGCCTAAATATTCTTATTTATTCGCACTCATTCTCTTTTCTTTGGGGTCTATTTGGTGTGCAGCGTCCCCATCAATGCTGGTATTACTTGGTGGTAGAGCATTGCAAGGGCTGGGGGGTGGTATTCTATTTGCTCTTAGCTATGCATTGATCCGCATTGTCTTTACCGAAAACTTATGGTCCCGAGCAATGGGAGTTGTTTCGGGTATGTGGGGAATAGCAACACTCTGTGGCCCTGCAATTGGGGGGATTTTTGCAGAAAGTGGCCACTGGCGTTGGGCATTTTGGGCTTTACTGCCTGTCGCTGTTTTTCTCGCACTCATTGTCATCAATCAACTTCCTAAAAAGCAAACTCAAGCACCAAAAAACAGCAAAGTTCCATTCCTAGCGATTTCTTTGTTAGTGATATCCGTTCTTGCTATTTCAATTGGAAGTTTGTCTGAAAGTTTATTCATAAACCTTATTGGTTTGTTAATTGGTCTAGCCATACTGCTGACTATTGCCTTACTCGATGGCAAAAATGACAGACGCTTATTACCAACTGGATCCTATTCACTCAAAAGCCCACTTGGCGTCATATTTTTAACCATGTGTTTGTTAGTTGGAGGCATGACAACAGAAATTTATGTCCCTTATTTCTTACAAACCATCCATCAGTTTTCTCCACTCACTGCGGGTTATTTAACCGCAATAATGGCCGCAGGTTGGACCATCGGAGCGCTCTTTAGTGCCAATAAAACGGGGGCGATTGTTATCCGAATTATTCGAATAGGGCCGGTCATCATATTGATGTCTTTAATTGTTCTTGCTGTTTTAACGCATAATCAACAGCTTATTGAATCATGGCCACTGTTCGTTATTTATCTCATCGCCATGGCAGGGGTGGGTCTAGGAATTGGTGTGTGTTGGCCTCACCTGGTATTGCATGTTTTTAAAAATGCGCCAGAGGGAGAGGAAAACCTCGCATCCTCTTCCATTATTACCATTCAATTGTATGCAACCGCGCTATCTGCCGCCTTAGTGGGAGTCGTCGTCAATAATAGCGGGCTAATTAACCCTGGGGGGATTGCGGGAGCACAGCAAGCTTCAATCTGGTTATTCGCCCTATTTGCTATTAGCCCATTACTCGCAACGGTATTAATCCGCAAAATCAGATAA